One stretch of Arachis duranensis cultivar V14167 chromosome 1, aradu.V14167.gnm2.J7QH, whole genome shotgun sequence DNA includes these proteins:
- the LOC107465305 gene encoding LOW QUALITY PROTEIN: UPF0613 protein PB24D3.06c (The sequence of the model RefSeq protein was modified relative to this genomic sequence to represent the inferred CDS: substituted 1 base at 1 genomic stop codon), translating into MNPPSPSPVSPSVSSSSYTPVSWFSGIVRGGRPDRSSSLKMSANSTVAATADFSGPIVRKNQFRGVLFKYGPNPIQVAFKTGDYKRQVVFIGGLTDGFLATPYLELLANALDRENWSLVQFLMSSSYSGYGTSSLQQDAKEVDQLINYLINKQDSEGVVLLGHSTGCQDIVHYMRTNFACSKAVRAAILQISVLPSRRGEKIIXKKKWMFPETASMIDLAAKMISEGRGSELMPREADPCSPITAYRYHSLCAYNGDDDLFSSDLSEDQLRMRLGHMSSTHCQVIFSMADEYVPDYVNKKELVERLCRAMGGAEKVEIEYGNHSLSNRSEEAVLAIIDFLKREGPKGWDDPWN; encoded by the exons ATGAATCCTCCGTCGCCTTCCCCTGTTTCTCCCTCTGTCTCATCCTCTTCTTATACTCCCGTTTCCTGGTTCTCTGGGATCGTCAGGGGCGGCCGTCCCGATAGGTCTTCCAGCTTAAAAATGTCCGCTAACTCCACGGTTGCCGCCACCGCTGACTTTTCCGGTCCTATCGTCCGCAAAAATCAGTTCCGTGGGGTACTCTTCAAGTACGGTCCAAATCCTATTCAG GTTGCATTTAAGACTGGCGATTACAAACGGCAAGTCGTTTTTATTGGTGGATTGACCGATGGTTTTCTTGCTACTCC CTACTTGGAACTTCTCGCAAATGCCTTGGACCGTGAAAATTGGTCACTGGTTCAGTTCCTCATGTCATCTTCTTACAGTGGATATGGCACCTCAAGCTTGCAACAA GATgctaaagaggtggatcagctGATTAATTATCTAATTAACAAACAAGATTCCGAAGGTGTGGTATTACTTGGGCATAGTACTGGTTGTCAG GATATTGTGCATTACATGCGAACAAATTTTGCTTGCTCCAAAGCTGTTCGTGCTGCCATCTTGCAG ATTTCAGTCTTGCCCAGCAGAAGGggagaaaaaattatttaaaaaaaaaagtggatGTTCCCTGAGACAGCTTCTATGATTGACTTGGCGGCTAAAATGATAAGTGAAGGCCGAGGTTCAGAATTAATGCCAAGAGAAGCAGATCCTTGTTCTCCAATAACTGCATACAG ATATCACTCCCTTTGTGCATATAATGGTGATGACGACTTGTTCAGTTCCGATCTGAGTGAAGATCAGTTGAGGATGAGGCTTGGACACATGTCTAGCACACATTGCCAG GTTATATTTTCAATGGCAGATGAATATGTGCCAGATTATGTCAATAAGAAGGAACTTGTTGAACG ATTATGCAGAGCAATGGGGGGTGCAGAGAAAGTAGAAATTGAATATGGAAACCACTCACTCTCTAACAGATCTGAAGAAGCTGTCCTAGCTATCATTGATTTCTTAAAAAGAGAAGGACCCAAGGGCTGGGATGATCCATGGAATTAG